One genomic region from Pseudoduganella lutea encodes:
- a CDS encoding serine hydrolase domain-containing protein, producing MQGSVNLEFFRTALLSLGASFLAGCASFANPGPMPASGHGSVHEILPALAEHHRVCNVVVAVVRNRKLHSIDSASGCKAARPPGPDSVFQAASLSKPLFAHAVLLLAKEGRIELEAPVMRYLPEGYLHRYAPLEAEPSELVTDHRLNAITVRMALNHTSGLPNWSSGPLRFDTAPGAKWDYSGEGYVFLQRAVEAVTGQPLDRFMASGIFQSLGMQHSDYVLGPRIARDLVPGTKANGAPRATIEMTSPVAAFSLHTTANDYARFLVAVLADQPSVDVITASPVTVDAKLDLGWGLGWGIARERDDTLIWQWGNNPGYRAFVIASVRSGDGMVMLTNSENGLKLAEPLTRRILPGEHALFRSAVMGTDVLTMLCNGLKLCL from the coding sequence ATGCAGGGTTCAGTCAACCTCGAGTTCTTCCGTACAGCGCTACTGTCGCTGGGGGCGTCATTCCTCGCCGGATGCGCATCGTTTGCCAATCCGGGTCCCATGCCCGCGAGCGGGCATGGGAGTGTGCATGAAATTCTGCCGGCGCTTGCGGAACACCATCGTGTCTGCAATGTGGTCGTGGCCGTCGTGCGAAACCGGAAACTCCATTCCATTGATTCCGCATCGGGTTGTAAAGCGGCCCGGCCCCCCGGCCCGGACAGCGTCTTCCAGGCCGCCTCGCTCAGCAAACCGTTGTTTGCCCACGCCGTGCTGCTCCTGGCGAAGGAAGGGCGGATCGAGCTCGAGGCGCCGGTCATGCGCTATTTGCCGGAAGGCTACCTGCATCGGTACGCCCCCCTCGAGGCGGAACCGTCCGAGCTGGTTACAGACCACCGCCTGAACGCAATCACCGTACGGATGGCGTTGAACCATACATCGGGATTACCGAACTGGTCCTCCGGCCCGCTGCGCTTCGACACGGCGCCCGGTGCAAAGTGGGATTATTCGGGGGAAGGGTACGTGTTCCTGCAGCGAGCGGTGGAAGCGGTGACGGGCCAGCCGCTCGACCGGTTCATGGCATCCGGGATTTTCCAGTCGCTCGGCATGCAGCACAGCGACTACGTGCTGGGCCCGCGCATTGCCCGGGACCTGGTACCGGGCACCAAGGCAAACGGCGCGCCCAGGGCAACGATCGAGATGACGAGCCCGGTTGCGGCGTTTTCGCTGCACACCACGGCGAACGATTACGCCAGGTTTCTTGTCGCGGTGCTCGCTGATCAACCGTCGGTGGATGTGATCACCGCGTCACCGGTCACCGTCGATGCGAAGCTGGATCTCGGCTGGGGCCTCGGCTGGGGCATCGCACGCGAACGCGACGACACGCTGATCTGGCAATGGGGGAATAATCCGGGCTACCGCGCATTTGTCATCGCATCCGTTCGCAGCGGCGATGGCATGGTCATGCTGACGAACAGTGAAAACGGATTGAAGCTGGCGGAACCGTTGACACGCAGGATCCTGCCCGGCGAGCATGCGCTTTTCAGGTCAGCGGTGATGGGAACCGATGTGTTGACCATGCTCTGCAACGGATTGAAGCTCTGCCTGTGA
- a CDS encoding helix-turn-helix domain-containing protein, with protein MRKVERQLVERALAQTNGNISEAAQLSNMERATLSRWPRSIATAIMRALANCIDPVLPDTLLLYEGTGLIVDHAAVHW; from the coding sequence GTGCGCAAAGTGGAGCGTCAGTTGGTCGAACGGGCGCTGGCCCAGACCAACGGCAATATCAGCGAAGCGGCCCAACTGTCCAATATGGAGCGGGCCACGCTGAGCCGCTGGCCAAGAAGTATCGCAACGGCGATCATGCGTGCATTGGCGAACTGCATTGATCCAGTGCTGCCCGACACGCTCCTGCTTTATGAAGGAACCGGCCTGATTGTGGACCATGCCGCTGTACATTGGTGA
- a CDS encoding NAD(P)-dependent oxidoreductase: MKVALIGATGYVGSALLQEAIARGHDVTALVSNIAKVPQSERVTPVQADVMARDDLAARLHGHDAVISAFSGHAQPDVLGYYLQGIASILAAARQASVPRLLVVGGAGGLEVAPGVQLIDTPTFPDQWKGTAEGARQALNLLREERDLDWTVLAPSAHLEPGERTGKFRLGLDQLLVDAQSHSHISLADYAVAMIDELERPAHSRTRFTVGY; the protein is encoded by the coding sequence ATGAAAGTTGCATTGATCGGCGCCACGGGTTACGTCGGCTCGGCGTTATTGCAAGAGGCGATCGCTCGCGGCCATGATGTCACCGCGCTTGTTTCGAATATCGCTAAAGTCCCGCAGTCGGAGCGTGTCACGCCCGTGCAGGCCGACGTCATGGCACGGGACGACCTGGCCGCCAGGCTGCATGGCCACGATGCGGTCATCAGCGCTTTCAGCGGCCATGCCCAGCCCGACGTGCTCGGCTACTACCTCCAGGGCATCGCGTCGATCCTTGCAGCGGCCAGACAGGCAAGCGTTCCACGCCTGCTGGTCGTCGGCGGTGCCGGCGGCCTGGAAGTGGCCCCGGGCGTGCAACTCATCGATACGCCAACGTTCCCAGACCAGTGGAAAGGCACGGCGGAAGGTGCGCGCCAGGCCTTGAACCTGCTGCGCGAGGAACGCGACCTGGACTGGACCGTACTGGCGCCGTCCGCACACCTCGAGCCGGGCGAACGTACCGGCAAGTTCCGGCTGGGCCTCGACCAGTTGCTGGTCGACGCGCAAAGTCACAGCCATATCTCATTGGCGGACTACGCGGTGGCCATGATTGACGAGCTGGAGCGACCCGCGCATTCGCGCACTCGTTTCACTGTCGGTTATTGA
- a CDS encoding eCIS core domain-containing protein produces the protein MPEESAEPASVQRKETAGTPDGAVAVSASYERSLQQAVRGGGSALPASVRGFMESRFSHDFSGVRVHHDAQADTLSGQIDARAFTLGQDIFFGRSEYAPSSDTGQRLLAHELTHVVQQDSGTLSRQIRRLPRTPCSAYPSYDAGINRRTYNCAGLALRSYEFTSPASTVYKEIGERFSVPYSPVGNCAAGEVKFWTWEYDMHAEDDRGTRLSPTHQDFHIVGGRMNAVGGDPAVYSKNGRRPIHGTGTGASFRPATREQSLDDDDNPVTLPDGRPVFKVRANMSEQVSCAGCL, from the coding sequence GTGCCCGAAGAGAGTGCGGAGCCGGCCAGTGTGCAGCGCAAGGAGACGGCGGGCACGCCCGATGGCGCGGTGGCCGTGTCGGCCAGCTATGAGCGGTCGCTGCAGCAAGCCGTGCGAGGCGGCGGCAGCGCCCTTCCCGCTTCGGTGCGCGGCTTCATGGAAAGCCGGTTCTCGCATGATTTCTCCGGCGTGCGCGTACACCATGATGCCCAGGCCGACACCCTGTCCGGGCAAATCGACGCACGCGCCTTCACCCTGGGCCAGGATATCTTCTTCGGGCGTTCCGAATATGCGCCGTCGTCGGACACTGGGCAGCGCCTGCTGGCGCACGAACTCACGCACGTCGTCCAGCAGGACAGCGGTACATTGTCGCGCCAGATCCGGCGGTTGCCCCGAACGCCCTGCAGCGCCTATCCCAGCTATGACGCAGGAATAAACAGGCGAACCTACAACTGCGCCGGGCTGGCGTTGCGCAGCTACGAGTTCACCTCGCCGGCATCTACCGTGTACAAGGAGATAGGGGAACGCTTCAGCGTGCCGTACTCACCCGTCGGCAACTGCGCAGCGGGTGAGGTCAAGTTCTGGACGTGGGAATACGACATGCACGCGGAAGACGATCGCGGCACGAGGTTGAGTCCAACCCATCAGGACTTCCATATCGTCGGCGGGCGCATGAACGCCGTCGGCGGTGATCCCGCCGTCTATAGCAAGAACGGCCGCCGGCCCATTCACGGCACCGGAACCGGCGCCAGTTTCAGGCCAGCCACTCGCGAGCAGTCGCTCGACGATGACGACAACCCTGTCACGCTGCCTGACGGCCGGCCCGTCTTCAAGGTGCGGGCCAATATGAGCGAGCAGGTCAGCTGCGCGGGGTGCCTGTGA
- a CDS encoding eCIS core domain-containing protein, translating into MLALEQKKSSGGRIGGSLVQRHAAPAPVTQPERIPAPPHSCACGGSCPRCQARSSLAIGVVGAQRPAGAAPVHVFRKPRDATSPMPMAPHGRPSSGTVAPGHADAAASVASVLRAPGQSLDTATRVRMEAGFGHDFGHVRVHTDRHAAESARAVSAHAYTVGRNIVFDAGQFAPGTAHGARLLAHELTHVVQQAGAGPTPGNIMLGRAGDQAEHEADRVTAQLMPAPGSAVLGAGSVRDIVSRDAHPVLRRWKTDGNTATSDSDTDTLGGLAKKAGAHFNDWKCIRPVSMRAATLPAPPANFNARYELYINKGDQFDISNLTATTGSTLNIHLFDATAEPNHAQLAALFYPGSVSSTEPDVDLELTSNGGASPIADMVIFGHAGGGSMWGGAGTFAPAEFDPEEPAPTYPLANAGLFPRRCWFTRNAAVRSVGCDSQAWGTDFASHYLRTGASVTTTTRSVRPKCSAPLFVNGTCQSFDGLDFASSSRISAPMVDGPFWTVAEFHAGKFWTTIKGAL; encoded by the coding sequence ATGCTGGCACTGGAACAGAAAAAATCATCGGGCGGCCGCATCGGCGGCTCTCTCGTACAGCGCCATGCGGCCCCAGCACCTGTCACTCAACCTGAACGCATCCCGGCGCCACCGCATTCGTGTGCATGCGGCGGTTCGTGTCCCCGCTGCCAAGCCAGATCCAGCCTTGCCATCGGTGTCGTGGGCGCGCAACGGCCAGCCGGCGCGGCGCCCGTTCATGTATTTCGTAAACCGCGCGACGCCACGTCGCCCATGCCCATGGCACCCCATGGCCGCCCTTCATCCGGAACGGTTGCGCCGGGCCATGCCGACGCCGCTGCCAGCGTCGCCAGCGTGCTGCGCGCGCCGGGCCAGTCGCTGGACACTGCCACGCGAGTCCGCATGGAGGCAGGCTTTGGCCATGACTTCGGCCATGTCCGGGTGCATACGGATCGCCACGCGGCGGAATCGGCCCGGGCCGTTTCCGCCCACGCCTACACGGTTGGTCGGAATATCGTCTTCGACGCAGGCCAGTTTGCGCCGGGTACCGCGCACGGCGCCCGCCTGCTGGCGCACGAATTGACGCATGTGGTTCAGCAGGCCGGCGCAGGCCCCACGCCGGGGAACATCATGCTCGGCCGCGCCGGGGACCAGGCAGAGCACGAAGCCGACCGGGTGACAGCGCAACTGATGCCTGCCCCGGGTTCAGCGGTCCTGGGTGCCGGGTCGGTCCGCGATATCGTGTCGCGGGATGCACACCCGGTGCTGCGCCGCTGGAAAACCGACGGCAACACGGCCACGTCGGATAGCGACACCGATACCCTGGGTGGCCTGGCGAAAAAGGCCGGCGCCCATTTCAACGACTGGAAATGCATTCGGCCGGTCAGCATGCGTGCGGCGACCCTGCCCGCGCCACCGGCCAATTTCAACGCGCGATATGAGCTCTACATCAACAAGGGCGACCAGTTCGATATCTCGAACCTGACTGCGACCACGGGTTCAACGTTAAACATCCATCTGTTCGACGCCACTGCCGAGCCTAACCATGCACAGCTTGCTGCACTGTTTTATCCGGGCAGCGTATCGAGCACCGAGCCCGATGTGGATCTCGAACTTACTTCCAACGGCGGGGCCTCCCCAATCGCCGACATGGTAATTTTCGGGCACGCCGGGGGTGGCTCGATGTGGGGTGGTGCCGGCACTTTTGCGCCGGCGGAATTCGATCCTGAAGAGCCGGCGCCAACTTACCCGCTGGCGAACGCCGGCCTGTTTCCCCGACGTTGCTGGTTCACCCGCAACGCAGCGGTCCGCTCGGTTGGCTGCGACTCGCAGGCGTGGGGAACGGATTTCGCATCCCACTATTTGCGGACAGGCGCAAGCGTGACCACGACAACACGATCGGTTCGCCCCAAATGCAGCGCGCCGTTATTTGTCAACGGAACTTGCCAGTCATTCGACGGCCTCGATTTTGCCAGCTCATCCCGGATCAGTGCACCGATGGTCGATGGTCCTTTCTGGACGGTAGCCGAGTTCCATGCGGGCAAATTCTGGACGACCATCAAAGGAGCGCTGTGA
- a CDS encoding LTA synthase family protein — MNQAVATASPPLFPGAPVHWWYRTGPYLNLFWLLVGGLVLLSASRIALVAWQWQRVTAAGLPGEIFVQGMRADLIVLGYFLAVPLALAPLLAHARTARLWTRLTAWWSTLALVFIGFLELATPQFILQYDVRPNRLFIEYLAYPAEVFGTLWHGYRLALFVTIAATIALALLVHRALAAASRRMTMWPSRVLFLTWPLLLLTVILQIRSTTAHRPANPAMFALSGDALVNSLVINSAWSVLDAVSAMRKEARSSEIYGSVPHEQVLAQVTSAPWLRGYRFPSTQLPTLHHQQAAYRRDKPLNLVIVLEESLGATFVKSLGGLPVTPELEKLKEEGWWFEQLYATGTRSVRGIEAVVSGYAPTPARSVVKLSLAQRDFYTLALGLGKQGYNTEFVYGGEAHFDNMRGFFTGNGFKNVVDRRDMHPRFEGSWGASDEDLFDTSLERLKALHAQGKPFFSLIFTSSNHEPFEFPDGKIALHDPVKQGVNNAVKYADFALGKFIRAAKQEDYWRDTVFLIVADHDNRVYGNSLVPVNKFHIPGLILGADVQPKHIRTLASQIDLGPTLLSLMGISSDHPMIGRDLAQDSETPGRALLQFDNYFAWLEGDSATILRPGQPPLAGRYDAASGDLTLDRVPPPQGLVDRAMAHVMLPSLLYREQRYRLAP, encoded by the coding sequence ATGAACCAAGCTGTCGCCACCGCATCTCCTCCCCTCTTTCCAGGCGCCCCGGTGCACTGGTGGTACCGCACCGGACCTTACTTGAACCTGTTCTGGCTGCTGGTCGGCGGGCTGGTACTGCTGTCTGCGTCGCGCATTGCCCTCGTGGCGTGGCAATGGCAGCGCGTCACCGCGGCGGGGCTTCCTGGCGAGATCTTCGTGCAGGGCATGCGCGCCGATCTGATCGTGCTGGGCTATTTTCTTGCGGTGCCGCTCGCGCTAGCGCCGCTGCTCGCCCATGCGCGCACGGCACGGCTGTGGACACGGCTGACGGCCTGGTGGAGCACACTGGCCCTGGTTTTCATCGGCTTCCTGGAACTGGCGACACCGCAGTTCATCCTGCAATACGATGTGCGGCCGAACCGCTTGTTCATCGAATACCTGGCATACCCGGCGGAAGTATTCGGCACGCTGTGGCACGGCTACCGGCTGGCGCTGTTCGTGACGATCGCCGCCACCATCGCGCTGGCCCTGCTGGTGCACCGCGCGCTGGCGGCGGCCTCGCGCCGCATGACGATGTGGCCATCGCGCGTGCTGTTCCTCACGTGGCCCCTGCTGCTGCTGACAGTGATCCTGCAGATCCGCTCCACCACCGCGCATCGCCCCGCCAACCCCGCGATGTTTGCGCTCTCCGGCGATGCGCTCGTCAACTCCCTCGTGATCAACTCGGCGTGGTCCGTGCTCGATGCCGTGAGTGCCATGCGCAAGGAAGCCCGATCGTCGGAGATCTATGGCAGCGTGCCGCATGAGCAAGTGCTGGCACAGGTCACGTCCGCGCCATGGCTGCGCGGCTACCGCTTTCCATCGACGCAGCTGCCCACGCTGCACCACCAGCAGGCCGCCTACCGGCGCGACAAGCCATTGAACCTGGTGATCGTGCTCGAGGAAAGCCTGGGCGCCACGTTTGTAAAATCGCTGGGCGGCCTGCCGGTCACGCCCGAACTGGAAAAGCTCAAGGAAGAAGGCTGGTGGTTCGAGCAGCTGTATGCCACCGGCACGCGGTCGGTACGCGGCATCGAGGCGGTGGTTTCCGGTTATGCGCCCACGCCCGCGCGCAGTGTGGTCAAGCTGTCGCTGGCGCAGCGCGATTTCTATACGCTGGCGCTGGGCCTGGGCAAGCAGGGGTACAACACGGAGTTCGTGTACGGCGGCGAAGCGCATTTCGACAATATGCGCGGCTTCTTTACCGGTAACGGTTTCAAGAACGTGGTGGACCGGCGCGACATGCATCCCCGATTCGAAGGCAGCTGGGGCGCGTCGGATGAAGACCTGTTCGACACGTCGCTGGAGCGGCTGAAAGCGCTGCATGCGCAGGGCAAGCCCTTTTTCAGCCTGATCTTCACCTCATCGAACCACGAACCGTTCGAATTCCCCGACGGGAAAATCGCGCTGCACGACCCGGTGAAACAGGGCGTCAACAACGCCGTGAAGTATGCCGACTTCGCCCTTGGCAAGTTCATTCGCGCCGCCAAGCAGGAGGATTACTGGCGCGATACCGTGTTCCTGATCGTGGCCGACCACGACAACCGCGTGTACGGCAACAGCCTCGTGCCAGTCAACAAGTTCCACATTCCGGGCCTGATCCTCGGTGCGGATGTGCAGCCGAAGCACATCCGCACGCTGGCCAGCCAGATCGACCTGGGGCCCACGCTGCTGTCGCTGATGGGGATTTCCAGCGACCATCCGATGATCGGCCGCGACCTGGCGCAAGACAGCGAAACGCCGGGCCGGGCATTGCTCCAGTTCGACAATTACTTTGCGTGGCTGGAAGGCGATTCCGCGACCATCCTGCGTCCCGGCCAGCCACCGCTGGCGGGCCGATACGATGCGGCGAGCGGGGACCTGACACTCGACCGGGTGCCACCGCCGCAAGGCCTGGTCGACCGGGCGATGGCGCACGTGATGCTGCCGTCGCTGCTGTACCGCGAGCAGCGCTACCGGCTGGCGCCGTAA
- a CDS encoding LysR family transcriptional regulator — translation MAHPGKIDLNDLLVFSAVAETGGFTTAAARLGVATAKVSVEISRLESKLGLTLFSRTTRKVVLTDAGQALHEDCRPLLLGLLEAIDRATTGEEQLSGTLRISTTVDHAALSLAPALAEFARQHPHLDIDLRTSDRVVDLIEAGIDVSIRLGWLRDSSNRAVKLGGFEQYVVASPAYLARRQIPQDPRDLELFDWIALTLLPAPFTWKFSSAAGETKTIHVKSRVRVDSPGALRSLLQAHTGVSVLDQFNAQDGIASGLLVRLLPEWSLPAAGIYAVYPPGRQVSAKVRTFIDFYRQYLEHRYGNAVPSFQVQAADR, via the coding sequence ATGGCGCATCCCGGGAAGATCGACCTGAACGATTTGCTGGTGTTCTCGGCCGTGGCCGAAACGGGCGGATTCACGACGGCCGCCGCACGGCTCGGTGTGGCGACCGCCAAGGTGAGTGTGGAGATCAGCCGGCTCGAATCGAAGCTGGGCCTGACGCTGTTCAGCCGCACGACGCGCAAGGTGGTCCTGACCGACGCCGGCCAGGCGCTGCATGAGGATTGCCGCCCTCTCCTGCTGGGCCTGCTGGAAGCGATCGACCGCGCCACGACCGGGGAGGAACAGCTTTCCGGCACGCTTCGGATCAGCACGACTGTTGACCATGCCGCCCTGTCGCTTGCGCCCGCCCTGGCCGAGTTCGCGAGACAGCACCCACATCTCGACATCGACCTGCGGACGAGCGACCGCGTTGTCGACCTGATCGAAGCCGGCATCGATGTCAGCATTCGCCTGGGCTGGCTTCGCGATTCGTCCAATCGGGCGGTCAAGCTGGGCGGATTCGAACAATACGTGGTCGCTTCGCCGGCATATCTGGCGCGTCGGCAGATCCCGCAAGACCCGCGGGATCTCGAATTGTTCGACTGGATCGCGCTGACGCTGTTGCCGGCACCTTTCACGTGGAAGTTCTCGTCCGCCGCCGGTGAGACGAAGACGATCCACGTGAAATCGCGGGTGCGGGTCGATTCGCCCGGCGCATTGCGCTCACTGCTTCAGGCGCATACAGGGGTGTCGGTTCTGGACCAGTTCAATGCGCAGGACGGGATTGCGTCCGGCTTGCTGGTCCGGCTGTTACCGGAATGGTCACTGCCGGCCGCCGGCATTTATGCGGTCTACCCGCCCGGCCGGCAAGTCTCCGCGAAAGTACGGACCTTTATCGATTTCTACCGGCAGTACCTGGAACACCGCTATGGCAACGCGGTCCCGTCCTTCCAGGTCCAGGCTGCCGACCGCTGA